The genome window GGTAAAGACATATGAGTCAAAATTAACGACCCACAGAAGTACTGGAGACTTTAGATCTAGTCTCCCTTTAAAAACCTGTATTAAAGCGTGTTTATTTTTAACCCAGGTATCCTCAATGTTTGCATATGCTAGAGCTGCTCCAGTATGAACATTTCCGCAAAGAACTGGTCAATGCTCAGTGTGCCAAATTTATTGATGAGCAACAGATCCTCCACTGGCAGCACTATTCCCGGAAAAGGATGCGCCTCCAGCAGGCactggctgagcagcagcaacaaaacaacgcctctgtaaaatgaaaagcaCACGCAGTAGTGGTGATGAGGTGTACTTTGTGATAGTGAAGTATTTACAGAAGATGAATGAACCCTTTTGCAAGTTTGGCTCTGGGTGTGTGTCccttttatttgaatttatcAAGTGactggggttgtttttgtttcatCAACTCTTTTGAAGACTAATAAACACCTGCAATTTATTTTACAGCATGGACAATTTTGTAAGAGCTTTACTACAATAGCTATTGATTCCtcttaattttgaaaacaaaatctaGATTTGTTACTTACTGTCTACAAAGAAATGTAGCTCTAAAGGCTGTTCCTAGGAAGCCTTTTCCCTGGAGAATAATGATGTGTCTCAAAGTGTACTGAGAACTCCCTGCT of Molothrus aeneus isolate 106 chromosome 20, BPBGC_Maene_1.0, whole genome shotgun sequence contains these proteins:
- the MED31 gene encoding mediator of RNA polymerase II transcription subunit 31, with amino-acid sequence MDADDTGNRLRFQLELEFVQCLANPNYLNFLAQRGYFKDKAFVNYLKYLLYWKEPEYAKYLKYPQCLHMLELLQYEHFRKELVNAQCAKFIDEQQILHWQHYSRKRMRLQQALAEQQQQNNASVK